In a single window of the Flavivirga spongiicola genome:
- a CDS encoding Xaa-Pro dipeptidyl-peptidase: MNNSARLRSIILTSTLLISGVFLSLGQQPITKAIPVFKDGEAQIVEAFNTPEKWIRHDLFVETTFDTDGDGKLDRMHVSVTRPHQTETEGLKLPIIYVSSPYFAGVAQGGKELFWNVKHELGEQVEGPVHPEVKRLGKRPIISNSHIKKWIPRGYIVVHSSSPGTGLSQGSPTVGGDNESLAPKAVIDWLCGRVKGYTEPYGDETVEAFWSTGKVGMTGTSYNGTIPLAAATTGVEGLEAIIPIAPNTSYYHYYRSNGLVRSPGGYLGEDIDVLYDFIHSGDESKRAHNNAKIRDTEMKNGMDRITGDYNDFWAGRDYLNHMKPMKAALLMSHGFNDWNVMPEHSYRIYKKAQEMGLPTQTFYHQFGHGGPPPIKMMNRWFTRYLHGIDNGVENDAKAWIVREYDKVNEPTPYKDYPNPEASNITLHLTTGAHKAGGLRTSKIKKQGKETLVDDHSFSGKDLAKAESSKHRLLYVTSKLTKDIHISGTPKVTVKLASSKPAANLSVWLVSLPWNEQEGTRITDNIITRGWADPQNHKSLTKSTPLKPGKFYEVSFDLMPDDQIIKAGQQIGLMIFSSDKEFTLHPKAGTELTVDLDGTSLTLPIVGGIDAFNVAVRE, from the coding sequence ATGAATAACTCTGCAAGACTAAGGTCAATAATATTGACAAGCACCTTACTTATTTCAGGTGTCTTTTTAAGTTTAGGACAACAACCCATAACAAAAGCGATACCCGTTTTTAAAGATGGCGAAGCACAAATAGTAGAAGCATTTAACACACCCGAAAAATGGATTCGGCATGACTTATTTGTTGAAACCACATTTGATACTGATGGCGATGGCAAATTAGATCGTATGCATGTTTCAGTAACAAGACCTCATCAAACCGAAACAGAAGGTTTAAAACTTCCAATAATTTATGTTTCCAGTCCTTATTTTGCAGGTGTTGCACAGGGTGGAAAAGAATTATTCTGGAATGTAAAACATGAACTTGGAGAGCAAGTCGAAGGTCCTGTGCATCCAGAGGTTAAACGACTTGGTAAACGCCCTATTATATCCAATTCTCATATAAAAAAATGGATTCCAAGAGGTTATATTGTAGTACATTCATCATCACCTGGTACAGGTTTATCTCAAGGATCTCCAACCGTTGGTGGTGATAATGAATCATTAGCACCTAAGGCTGTAATAGATTGGTTGTGTGGAAGAGTAAAAGGTTATACAGAACCCTATGGAGATGAAACTGTTGAAGCTTTTTGGAGTACAGGAAAAGTGGGGATGACAGGTACATCATATAACGGAACCATTCCATTAGCAGCTGCGACTACTGGTGTCGAAGGTCTAGAAGCTATTATTCCTATCGCTCCTAACACATCATATTATCACTATTACAGGTCTAACGGGTTAGTGCGTTCTCCTGGCGGTTATTTAGGTGAAGATATTGATGTTTTATATGATTTTATTCATAGTGGCGATGAATCAAAAAGGGCACATAATAATGCCAAAATAAGAGATACCGAAATGAAAAATGGTATGGATAGAATTACTGGAGACTATAATGATTTTTGGGCAGGTCGCGATTATTTAAATCATATGAAACCTATGAAAGCGGCGTTGCTCATGTCTCATGGTTTTAATGATTGGAATGTGATGCCGGAACACAGCTATAGAATTTACAAAAAAGCTCAAGAAATGGGCTTACCAACTCAAACATTTTATCATCAATTTGGGCATGGTGGTCCGCCACCAATCAAAATGATGAATCGTTGGTTTACACGTTATTTACATGGTATAGATAATGGTGTTGAAAATGATGCGAAAGCTTGGATCGTTAGAGAATATGATAAAGTGAACGAACCAACACCTTATAAAGATTACCCAAACCCTGAAGCCTCTAATATAACATTACACCTAACAACTGGTGCTCATAAAGCAGGTGGACTGCGTACTTCTAAGATAAAGAAACAAGGCAAGGAAACTTTAGTTGACGACCACTCGTTTTCGGGTAAAGACCTGGCAAAGGCGGAAAGTTCTAAGCATCGTTTGCTTTACGTAACTTCTAAATTGACAAAGGATATTCATATTTCCGGAACGCCTAAAGTCACTGTAAAATTAGCAAGTAGTAAACCTGCTGCCAACTTATCGGTTTGGTTAGTATCACTTCCGTGGAATGAACAAGAGGGTACAAGAATTACAGATAATATTATTACCCGTGGTTGGGCAGATCCTCAAAATCACAAATCTTTAACTAAGAGTACACCCTTAAAACCTGGAAAATTTTACGAGGTATCTTTTGATTTAATGCCTGATGATCAGATTATTAAAGCAGGACAGCAAATAGGGCTTATGATTTTTTCTAGTGATAAAGAATTCACATTACACCCAAAAGCAGGAACTGAGTTGACTGTTGATTTGGATGGAACAAGTCTAACGTTACCTATAGTTGGCGGGATTGATGCTTTTAATGTTGCTGTAAGAGAATAA
- a CDS encoding acyltransferase family protein, protein MSEQPEATKQRQYFIDWLRIGLIISVFFFHVGMIFRPEQWHVNSNESFEFLDPIMWWLHLWRMPLLFLVSGIGTFYAIGHRTSLQYVKERLRRLYIPFTFGFFTLVPLMVYVERIDKYASFLDFIPHMFDGGAYPVGNISWHHLWFILYLLIISLLIAPFLNYTKSAHYNMLRGKLIDITSKHMGLNKLLPVIIISQMILRQYFPKSTHALYNDWAYFTYYLLFFLSGFMLFTSHKVISRLSKDRRLYLYQTIIFTVLLFSLPSIFGKPSIVQDYSRGIIEMVISLSCGLAAIGYFKRYFNKEHKYRKVLNEAIYPFYLLHQPAFIFIGYFVLEWHISFGLQALLIILFSLISIIGTYWFLIKPFNAFRVVFGMKTKPKKTSLKIKTQFALDKLR, encoded by the coding sequence ATGAGTGAGCAACCAGAAGCAACAAAACAAAGACAGTATTTTATCGATTGGTTAAGAATAGGACTTATTATAAGTGTATTCTTTTTTCATGTGGGTATGATTTTTAGACCAGAACAATGGCATGTTAATAGTAATGAATCATTCGAGTTTTTAGATCCCATTATGTGGTGGTTGCATTTATGGAGAATGCCATTATTATTTTTAGTATCAGGTATTGGTACTTTTTATGCGATTGGACATAGAACAAGTTTGCAATATGTAAAAGAACGTCTTAGAAGGCTTTACATTCCATTTACATTTGGTTTTTTTACATTAGTACCATTAATGGTGTATGTTGAGCGTATAGATAAATATGCCTCATTTTTAGATTTTATTCCACATATGTTTGATGGGGGGGCTTATCCTGTAGGTAATATTTCATGGCACCATCTATGGTTTATTCTGTATTTATTAATTATTTCTTTATTGATAGCCCCGTTTTTAAATTATACAAAAAGTGCGCATTATAACATGTTACGAGGTAAATTAATAGACATTACTTCTAAACACATGGGATTAAATAAGTTACTTCCAGTTATTATAATATCCCAAATGATTTTAAGACAATATTTTCCTAAGAGTACCCATGCTTTGTATAATGATTGGGCTTATTTCACTTATTATCTATTATTCTTTTTAAGTGGTTTTATGTTATTCACAAGTCATAAAGTAATCAGTAGATTGTCAAAAGATAGAAGACTATATTTATATCAGACAATTATTTTTACAGTGTTGCTATTTTCGTTGCCTTCCATTTTTGGAAAGCCTTCAATAGTTCAGGATTATTCTCGTGGTATTATCGAAATGGTCATTTCATTATCTTGTGGATTAGCTGCTATAGGTTATTTTAAAAGATATTTTAATAAAGAGCACAAATACAGAAAAGTACTAAATGAAGCTATTTATCCTTTTTATTTATTGCATCAACCTGCATTTATTTTTATTGGATATTTTGTTTTAGAATGGCATATTTCATTTGGGCTTCAAGCGCTATTAATTATTCTCTTTTCTCTAATCTCAATAATTGGTACTTATTGGTTTTTAATTAAGCCATTCAATGCTTTTAGAGTTGTGTTTGGTATGAAAACAAAACCAAAGAAAACGTCACTTAAAATAAAAACACAATTTGCATTAGATAAGTTGAGATAA
- a CDS encoding helix-turn-helix domain-containing protein yields the protein MGILILVLSLIMFEGWLNYTGYIFKTLWLTNFSEPLNFVIAPLIYLFKMSQLGNKRSKKDGFHFIPFVLWFGYCLLFFFQEDVFKYNDSIGVMNLDIPYIETAKVYTGDPLGIRNYVNLATIIHILIYITVVMYHLIKSAKKRGESIFMTTDKTLKSLRNSFYHFLIITLILIFVKITFKSDVGDYLIFLYICFMIFLTGFQMMNTSLYYTEVSSFLEGPVLKYKKSSLLEDQKDVILKRVMNQMTHEKFYVSSSASLSDLSKAIKESSHHVSQVINERLNQTFFELLATYRIDEAKAILKTDLGKKLTIEEVAESVGYNSKSAFNSAFKKITSQTPSQFRDL from the coding sequence ATGGGGATTTTAATTTTGGTTTTATCACTTATCATGTTCGAAGGTTGGCTTAATTATACGGGCTATATCTTTAAAACATTGTGGCTCACTAATTTTTCAGAGCCTTTAAATTTTGTAATCGCTCCACTTATTTACTTGTTCAAGATGTCTCAATTAGGCAATAAAAGAAGTAAAAAAGATGGGTTTCATTTTATTCCTTTTGTGTTATGGTTTGGGTACTGTCTTTTGTTCTTTTTTCAAGAAGATGTATTTAAATATAATGACAGTATTGGTGTTATGAATTTAGACATACCATATATTGAAACAGCAAAAGTATATACGGGAGATCCTTTGGGAATTCGTAACTATGTTAATCTAGCCACTATCATTCACATTCTTATTTATATTACTGTTGTAATGTACCATTTAATTAAATCGGCAAAGAAAAGAGGAGAATCCATTTTTATGACTACAGATAAAACATTGAAATCTCTTAGAAATTCATTTTATCATTTTTTAATAATTACACTTATTTTAATTTTTGTGAAAATCACTTTTAAAAGTGATGTTGGAGACTACCTGATCTTTTTATATATCTGTTTTATGATTTTTTTGACTGGGTTTCAAATGATGAATACCTCTCTATATTATACAGAAGTATCTTCATTTTTAGAAGGGCCAGTTTTGAAATATAAAAAATCATCATTGTTAGAAGATCAAAAGGATGTTATATTAAAAAGAGTCATGAACCAAATGACACATGAGAAGTTTTATGTTAGTAGTTCAGCTTCTCTTTCAGATTTATCTAAAGCTATAAAAGAAAGTTCACATCATGTCTCTCAGGTTATAAATGAAAGGTTAAACCAAACTTTTTTCGAACTGTTGGCAACCTATAGAATAGATGAAGCTAAAGCTATTTTGAAAACAGATTTAGGTAAAAAATTAACTATTGAAGAAGTAGCCGAAAGCGTAGGGTACAACTCTAAATCTGCATTTAACTCAGCATTTAAAAAAATAACTTCACAAACGCCTTCACAATTTAGAGATTTGTAA
- a CDS encoding ankyrin repeat domain-containing protein — translation MNRNQFIKSAGIASLVVPLTPLFSFSKPQEDPKLNKALVEEFVRVSHGKLDMVKELLNEHPNLLNAAHDWKFGDFETGLGAASHVGNKEIVKYLISKGAQGNIFTLALFGKTDILKAMIEFSPSLLYAKGPHGLTLLHHVNKGGDDALEAKEYILSLGLKETQFPLY, via the coding sequence ATGAATCGCAATCAGTTTATTAAATCGGCAGGAATAGCCTCTTTAGTTGTTCCTTTAACACCTCTATTCTCTTTTTCAAAACCACAGGAAGACCCAAAACTAAACAAGGCTTTGGTTGAGGAATTTGTACGAGTCTCACATGGAAAATTAGACATGGTCAAAGAGCTTTTAAATGAACATCCAAACCTATTAAATGCTGCTCATGATTGGAAATTTGGTGATTTTGAAACAGGTTTAGGAGCTGCAAGTCATGTAGGAAATAAAGAGATCGTAAAATATTTAATTAGTAAAGGGGCACAGGGAAATATTTTCACTTTGGCCTTGTTTGGTAAAACAGATATTTTAAAAGCGATGATAGAATTTTCCCCAAGTTTACTTTATGCTAAAGGCCCTCATGGTCTTACATTGCTGCATCATGTAAATAAAGGAGGAGATGACGCTCTGGAAGCTAAAGAATATATACTTTCTTTGGGTTTAAAAGAAACACAATTCCCTTTATATTAA
- a CDS encoding DinB family protein: protein MKVTSEALIAALIEKTRQNINQVEVLNQKPINKLNWKANEDIWSVLECIEHLNLYGDYYLPEIEQRITKSTSKTETHFKAGILGDYFAKILSPKEKLNKMKTLKDKNPNGSHLDKTTLERFLIQQEKMLELLDRARSVSLNKTKTGISISKLIKLKLGDTFRVVIYHNERHVEQAKKALENYK from the coding sequence ATGAAGGTAACATCTGAAGCATTAATCGCAGCATTAATAGAAAAAACAAGACAGAATATTAATCAGGTTGAAGTATTAAACCAAAAACCAATTAACAAACTTAATTGGAAAGCCAACGAAGACATTTGGAGTGTTTTAGAATGTATTGAACATTTAAACTTATACGGAGATTATTATCTACCAGAAATAGAACAAAGAATCACTAAAAGCACATCTAAAACAGAAACTCATTTCAAAGCTGGTATTTTAGGAGATTATTTTGCTAAAATCTTGTCGCCTAAAGAAAAGCTAAACAAAATGAAAACTCTTAAGGATAAAAATCCTAATGGAAGTCATTTGGATAAAACCACTTTAGAGCGTTTTTTAATACAACAAGAAAAAATGCTTGAGCTCTTAGACAGAGCTAGAAGCGTGAGTTTAAATAAAACAAAAACAGGCATTAGTATCTCAAAACTGATAAAACTTAAACTCGGCGATACTTTTAGAGTTGTTATTTATCATAACGAAAGACATGTAGAACAAGCAAAAAAAGCGTTAGAAAATTATAAGTAG
- a CDS encoding LysE family translocator, whose product MIPINDLLLFALASLVMVVSPGPNMIYLISRSLSQGKKAGIISLFGVMCGFLFHILMVSFGLSAIFFAVPYAYVTVKFLGVGYLLYLAYSTITSKNRVFDADKGLKPDKPFKLFNIGLLTNVLNPKMAIFYLSFFPQFIRPEYGSILNQSFQLGIVQIMISFSINFLIVISAAKMASWFSKKPIWLRIQKWFMASVLTGLAVKMALTKVK is encoded by the coding sequence ATGATACCAATTAATGATTTACTTTTATTTGCATTGGCATCATTGGTTATGGTGGTTTCACCCGGCCCCAATATGATTTATTTGATTTCCAGATCATTATCACAAGGAAAGAAAGCAGGAATTATATCTCTTTTCGGTGTCATGTGCGGATTCTTATTCCATATCCTTATGGTTTCTTTCGGTTTATCAGCTATTTTCTTTGCTGTTCCTTATGCATATGTAACGGTTAAGTTTTTAGGTGTAGGATACTTACTTTACTTAGCTTATAGTACCATTACATCGAAAAACAGGGTATTCGATGCCGACAAAGGCCTCAAACCAGACAAACCTTTTAAACTTTTCAATATTGGATTACTAACCAACGTTCTAAATCCAAAAATGGCTATTTTTTATCTTTCGTTTTTTCCACAATTTATAAGACCAGAATATGGTTCCATTCTAAACCAAAGTTTTCAACTCGGAATTGTTCAAATAATGATTAGCTTTTCGATTAATTTTTTGATTGTTATATCTGCAGCGAAAATGGCAAGTTGGTTCTCAAAAAAACCAATTTGGTTAAGAATACAGAAATGGTTTATGGCTTCTGTATTGACTGGTCTTGCAGTAAAAATGGCACTAACTAAAGTAAAATAA
- a CDS encoding Crp/Fnr family transcriptional regulator, with product MNPISTLIEKLNSQNLWYKTLELKRNEYLKVKGSIDTNLYLVEKGALRIFVLDDFEEHTIRFGYQNNLIAALDSFLSEKPSDLYIQALKHTSLKVMDKSTYMNFVSESTENTKMWQLILENFALQQMERERDILTTSPIERYHRVLKRSPQLFQEIPNKYIASYLRMTPETLSRIKKS from the coding sequence ATGAACCCCATTTCAACCTTAATAGAAAAACTAAACAGCCAAAATTTATGGTATAAAACATTAGAATTAAAAAGGAACGAATACTTAAAAGTAAAAGGAAGTATCGATACCAACTTATATCTGGTAGAAAAAGGGGCGCTAAGAATTTTTGTTTTAGATGATTTTGAAGAACACACCATTAGGTTTGGTTACCAAAATAATTTAATTGCTGCACTCGACTCCTTTTTAAGTGAAAAACCCTCCGATTTATACATTCAGGCTTTAAAACATACTTCTCTAAAAGTTATGGACAAAAGTACCTACATGAATTTTGTGTCAGAATCCACCGAAAATACAAAAATGTGGCAGCTAATATTAGAAAACTTTGCACTCCAACAAATGGAAAGAGAAAGAGATATTCTAACAACGTCACCTATAGAAAGATATCATCGCGTTTTAAAACGTAGTCCTCAGCTTTTTCAGGAAATCCCTAATAAATATATTGCTTCATACCTAAGAATGACCCCTGAAACGCTTTCAAGAATAAAAAAATCTTAA
- the smpB gene encoding SsrA-binding protein SmpB, whose protein sequence is MQKNINIQNKKARFLYEILDKYTAGIVLTGTEIKSIRSSRASIAESFCEFNVQGELFVINMTIEEYAFGNYYNHRPKAERKLLLNKKELKKLLKEVQNTGLTIIPLRLFINDKGFAKMDIALAKGKKLYDKRETIKDRDNKRDLDRIKKNFR, encoded by the coding sequence ATGCAAAAAAACATTAACATACAAAACAAAAAGGCGCGCTTTCTATATGAAATATTAGATAAGTATACGGCCGGCATTGTGCTAACTGGAACAGAAATTAAATCCATACGCAGTAGTAGAGCATCTATAGCCGAAAGTTTTTGTGAGTTCAATGTACAAGGGGAACTTTTTGTTATTAATATGACTATTGAAGAATATGCCTTTGGCAATTATTATAATCATCGCCCTAAAGCAGAAAGGAAGCTTTTACTAAACAAAAAAGAACTAAAAAAACTACTAAAAGAGGTTCAGAATACAGGACTTACTATTATTCCCTTGCGATTATTCATAAATGATAAAGGGTTTGCCAAAATGGACATTGCTTTAGCGAAAGGTAAAAAACTATATGATAAAAGAGAAACTATTAAGGATCGTGATAATAAACGTGATTTAGATAGAATCAAAAAAAACTTCAGATAA
- a CDS encoding S41 family peptidase yields the protein MQKAILLILVLVVLMSCRSVKNHNEQVTKLHDVAHLHEDIDRIYVQLKRHHPKLYQYTPKEVLDFKFDSLKKIITTPIDSREFYKKLAPVVSQVKQGHISLSSANKWYTKKARKQLLKNKFEFYALDFEYLENKLWIKDTRGKDSTIIGCEIVKIEDDFISDLIDVYKTRFSSDGYNTTLHNRYVGQHFSNFYYKDKGVVDSLRVTFKNKDSLFVKTFRRLQKKEKPKKQDTTKTAKRIKLTSAEKKANRLASKKRRKFNKKHGFIKKYKTYTRNFRFMEEVKDVAYMKLRSFTNGNYKRFYKQSFTKLDSAKTKHLILDLRDNGGGRIAEIDYLYSYLTNKAYKFIEDSEVNSRVPFLKFLMSNTTPNSIKVLSGMMSPIIVVQNLIRTRKRDGKLYYRFRQTKVKEPKPLHFTGKIYVLINGNSFSASSLISTHLKATKRALFVGEETGGAYNGTVAGIYKVYELPNTKLKIRMGMMQVEAPQKQNPDGYGVKPDVEILPTISDRELKKDTELDWVLKDIKNKG from the coding sequence ATGCAAAAAGCAATTTTATTAATTTTAGTTTTAGTGGTTTTAATGTCATGTAGAAGTGTTAAAAACCATAATGAGCAAGTAACGAAATTGCATGATGTAGCCCATTTACATGAAGATATAGATAGGATATATGTTCAATTAAAAAGACATCATCCTAAATTATATCAATATACACCAAAAGAAGTTTTAGATTTCAAGTTTGATAGTTTAAAAAAGATAATTACAACACCTATTGATTCTCGGGAATTCTACAAAAAATTAGCACCAGTGGTGTCTCAAGTTAAACAAGGTCATATTTCTCTAAGCTCTGCAAATAAGTGGTATACCAAGAAAGCTCGTAAACAATTGCTTAAGAATAAGTTTGAATTTTACGCTTTAGATTTTGAATATTTAGAAAATAAACTCTGGATTAAAGATACCAGAGGTAAAGATTCTACAATTATAGGATGTGAAATAGTTAAAATTGAAGACGACTTTATTTCTGATTTAATTGATGTCTACAAAACACGTTTTTCTTCAGATGGTTATAATACCACATTGCATAACAGATATGTGGGGCAACACTTTTCTAATTTTTATTATAAAGATAAAGGGGTTGTAGATAGTTTAAGGGTTACTTTTAAAAACAAGGATTCTTTATTTGTCAAGACTTTTAGAAGGTTACAAAAGAAAGAAAAGCCTAAAAAACAAGATACTACCAAAACAGCAAAACGTATAAAATTAACTTCGGCGGAGAAAAAAGCAAATCGATTAGCTTCAAAAAAGAGACGAAAGTTTAACAAAAAGCATGGTTTTATAAAAAAATATAAAACGTACACTCGAAATTTTCGTTTTATGGAAGAAGTAAAAGATGTGGCTTATATGAAATTAAGAAGTTTTACTAATGGTAATTATAAAAGATTCTATAAGCAGAGTTTTACAAAATTAGATTCAGCAAAGACGAAACATTTAATTTTAGACTTAAGGGATAATGGCGGTGGAAGAATTGCCGAAATAGATTATCTGTATTCGTATTTAACTAATAAGGCATATAAGTTTATTGAAGATAGTGAGGTAAATAGCCGTGTACCATTCTTAAAATTTTTAATGAGCAATACAACACCGAATAGTATAAAGGTATTATCGGGTATGATGTCACCGATAATCGTTGTTCAGAATTTAATAAGAACAAGAAAGCGAGATGGTAAATTGTATTACAGGTTTAGGCAAACTAAGGTTAAAGAACCAAAACCGTTACATTTTACTGGTAAGATTTATGTGTTGATTAATGGAAATTCATTTTCGGCTTCTTCTTTAATATCTACGCATTTAAAAGCGACCAAAAGAGCCCTTTTTGTTGGGGAAGAAACAGGAGGCGCCTATAATGGCACGGTTGCAGGTATTTATAAAGTCTATGAGCTGCCAAATACCAAGTTAAAAATAAGAATGGGAATGATGCAGGTAGAAGCGCCTCAAAAACAAAATCCAGATGGCTATGGTGTAAAACCAGATGTTGAAATTTTACCTACGATTAGTGATAGGGAACTAAAAAAAGATACAGAGTTAGATTGGGTATTAAAGGATATTAAAAATAAAGGATAA
- a CDS encoding protein-L-isoaspartate(D-aspartate) O-methyltransferase codes for MKDTFKHKGLRQQLVNILKAKGITDVNVLNAIAKIPRHLFMDSGFLDHAYQDKAFPIGADQTISQPYTVAFQSELLQVKKDDKILEIGTGSGYQTAVLCELGAKVFSIERQQELFKKTSKFLPKLGYRAKKLIFGDGYKGLVDEAPFEGIIVTAGAPFVPKPLLSQLKIGGRLVIPVGDDVQIMTMFTRKGQKEFEQEEFGEFRFVPLLEDKN; via the coding sequence TTGAAAGACACTTTTAAACATAAAGGATTACGCCAACAGTTGGTTAATATTTTAAAGGCCAAAGGAATAACAGATGTAAATGTTTTAAATGCCATAGCTAAAATACCCAGACATTTATTTATGGATTCTGGTTTTTTAGACCATGCTTATCAAGATAAAGCGTTTCCTATTGGCGCAGACCAAACTATTTCACAACCTTATACGGTAGCATTTCAAAGTGAATTATTACAAGTTAAAAAAGACGATAAAATTTTAGAAATTGGTACAGGAAGCGGCTACCAGACGGCAGTTTTGTGTGAATTGGGTGCTAAAGTTTTTAGTATTGAGCGTCAACAAGAATTATTTAAGAAGACGAGTAAGTTTTTACCTAAATTAGGGTATCGCGCTAAAAAACTCATTTTTGGTGATGGTTATAAAGGCTTAGTTGATGAAGCCCCTTTTGAGGGCATTATTGTTACTGCAGGCGCGCCTTTTGTACCAAAACCTTTGTTGAGTCAATTAAAAATAGGAGGTAGGCTAGTTATTCCTGTAGGTGATGATGTGCAAATCATGACCATGTTTACTAGAAAGGGGCAAAAAGAATTTGAGCAAGAAGAATTTGGCGAGTTTCGTTTTGTGCCTTTGTTAGAGGATAAGAATTAA
- the lpdA gene encoding dihydrolipoyl dehydrogenase gives MNSYDVAVIGSGPGGYVAAIRCAQLGMKTAIIEKYSTLGGTCLNVGCIPSKALLDSSHHYEDAVKHFEEHGIEIPGDVKVNLEKMIARKQAVVDQTTGGIDFLMKKNNIDVYQGLGSFKDGTHIIISGEETTEIEAKNTIIATGSKPSSLPFINIDKERVITSTEALKLKEIPKHLIVIGGGVIGLELGQVYKRLGAEVSVVEFMDRIIPTMDAGLSKELNKVLKKQKFKMNASHKVKSVERVGDEVIVKADNKKGVEVEFKGDYCLVSVGRRPYTDGLNAEAAGVKLNDRGQVEVNEHLQTSASNIYAIGDVIKGAMLAHKAEEEGVFVAETLAGQKPHIDYNLIPGVVYTWPEVAAVGKTEEQLKEAGVAYKSGQFPMRALGRSRASMDLDGFVKILADKTTDEILGVHMVGARAADMIAEAVVAMEYRASAEDISRMSHAHPTFTEAIKEAALAATDDRALHI, from the coding sequence ATGAATTCATACGATGTAGCCGTAATAGGTTCAGGCCCTGGAGGATATGTAGCAGCAATACGTTGTGCACAATTAGGAATGAAAACTGCCATTATAGAAAAGTATTCTACACTAGGAGGTACTTGTTTAAATGTTGGTTGTATACCAAGTAAGGCCCTTTTAGATTCTTCTCATCATTATGAAGATGCAGTGAAGCATTTTGAAGAACATGGCATAGAAATACCTGGAGACGTTAAGGTGAATTTAGAAAAAATGATTGCCCGCAAACAAGCAGTTGTTGATCAAACTACCGGTGGTATTGATTTCTTGATGAAGAAAAATAATATTGATGTTTATCAAGGTTTAGGAAGTTTTAAAGATGGGACTCATATCATTATTTCCGGAGAAGAAACCACTGAAATAGAAGCAAAAAACACCATTATTGCCACTGGAAGTAAACCTTCAAGTTTGCCGTTTATAAATATTGATAAAGAGCGAGTTATAACATCTACCGAAGCTTTAAAACTTAAAGAAATACCAAAACACTTAATCGTCATTGGTGGAGGCGTTATCGGTTTAGAACTTGGACAAGTTTATAAAAGATTAGGAGCCGAAGTTTCTGTAGTTGAGTTTATGGATCGTATTATTCCAACTATGGATGCAGGTCTATCTAAAGAGCTCAATAAAGTTTTAAAGAAACAGAAATTTAAAATGAATGCCTCTCACAAAGTTAAGTCTGTTGAACGTGTAGGAGATGAAGTTATTGTAAAAGCAGATAACAAAAAAGGAGTAGAAGTAGAATTTAAAGGAGATTACTGCTTAGTATCTGTTGGCCGTCGTCCATATACAGATGGCTTAAATGCTGAAGCTGCTGGTGTAAAATTAAATGATAGAGGGCAGGTTGAAGTCAATGAGCATTTACAAACGAGTGCTTCTAATATTTATGCGATTGGAGATGTGATTAAAGGTGCTATGTTAGCACATAAAGCTGAAGAGGAAGGTGTGTTTGTTGCAGAAACATTAGCAGGACAAAAACCGCATATAGATTATAATCTCATACCAGGTGTTGTTTATACGTGGCCAGAAGTTGCTGCGGTTGGTAAAACAGAAGAACAACTTAAAGAAGCTGGTGTAGCGTATAAATCAGGACAATTCCCAATGCGTGCTTTGGGTAGAAGTAGAGCTAGTATGGATTTAGATGGGTTTGTAAAAATTCTTGCAGATAAAACGACTGATGAAATTTTGGGAGTACATATGGTTGGTGCTCGAGCTGCAGATATGATTGCAGAGGCTGTCGTAGCTATGGAATATAGAGCATCTGCAGAAGATATATCACGTATGTCTCATGCGCACCCTACATTTACAGAGGCTATCAAAGAAGCGGCGTTGGCGGCTACTGATGATAGAGCATTACATATATAG